gaaaattatgtaacaaggaaaaaaaaagaacaaaaagaaacatcCTTAACAAAAGTTGCTGAAAATTTTGACTCTTTTTTACTTCTCTCATTATATTTTTGCAGAGACTCTGATGTGGAATAAACCCAACCTCAGTGGAGTGGCTCCTCTTCCTCGAAGTCTTCACTCTGCTACTGCCATAAGAAACAAGTCAGTAGTTgtttccactttgtttttctttaattgtcTTTTCCTCATTGTAGCCAATTTCTTACCAGCAAACATGGTTGGCAGAACatagtacaaaaaaaatttaaatccagAGAGAAAAGCTTCATGTTCATTCAGAACTCAAAAATAAGAAGATTCATTTCTAAATACCTTAATGGTATTccataaagagaaagaaggataatgTGTAGTTATCTTTACATTAGGGAAGATTGAGGAATAGTAAATATTGAAGGTGAGATGTCTTCAAGGGAAAATTATCTGACATCCTTTGGAGAATGAACCATGTGAGAATTTTTTGGGTTAAATAATAAGAGCTAATATTTCTATAGCTATTTTTTACAAAGCAGTTTGCATGTATTGTCAGTATCTTTGGTGTCTTAGGCAGTATGCTAGATTCTGGTAATAAATTTCATCACAACAGTTTTATGAAGTACATATTACTGTCTTTTCACAAATtaagtaactgaggcaaaaaagaggtaaaatgatttgtttaGCATTGCAGCCAATAAGTATTGCAgtgggattagaattcaggtcttcttggtactcttatctgtaaaaaaggcTTTATCTCAGGAACTAGATTGTTTCATAGAGTTTCCTTCTACATCTGTTCTTTCGCCCCCAGAATGTATGTGTTCGGTGGCTGGGTACCTCTTGTCATGGATGATGTCAAAGTAGCCACACATGAGAAGGAGTGGAAGTGCACCAGTACACTGGCATGTCTTAATCTAGGTATGGCATGGACTTAAACTCATGAACATATCATTTAGCAGGCAGCTGGGCTTTATGATCATACTAGCCCTACCCATAAAGTATAATTTGTGTGGATGAAGATAAGGGTGATGATGGTGAATAATAGCGCCATTGAAGGAGACTCAGTTCTTACATGCCCTTAATTCCTTTTCCCCTTGTATCTTTTACCAAATAGGTTGGATGGAGACTGCCTAAGGCTAATTGGAAATGTTTTTTGACATATGAACAAACTCTCcaaaaacacaaatttccaaacTCTCTTCTTTTGCAGTAAAAGTCATctctttttgctcatttcttttcGCTAATAGttgttttaaaatgtgtttaaaacCCATTATGAGCTGTTGATTGTGTTTTgcttcctattttcttctcttctgcagatactatgacatgggagacaattCTAATGGATATGTTGGAGGACAATATTCCCCGCGCCCGAGCTGGTCATTGTGCTGTTGCCATCAATACCCGACTCTACATATGGAGTGGAAGGGATGGGTACCGAAAAGCCTGGAATAACCAGGTTTGCTGTAAGGACCTCTGGTACTTGGAAACAGGTAAATCAAGCTGTTTAAGAAGGTCAAAACTAAATAAGCTGTGGCTATGGCCATGTTTCTTTtgcatctttcttttctcttttttccctcacaGAAAGGCCCTCAGCTCCATCCCGAGTATATTTGGTTCGAGCAAACACTAATTCCCTAGAGGTCAGCTGGGGATCAGTGCCAACAGCTGACAGCTACCTCTTGCAACTTCAGAAATATGATATTCCTCCTGCAGCAGCTGCCACCTCACCAATGACCAGTCCAGTTCCTTCTGTGCCTGCCAATCCTCCCAAAAGTCCTGCCCTAGCAACCACAGCCCCTACAGTGCAGCCTCTTACCCAAGTGGGCATCACACTTCTCCCTCAAAGTTCTGTGTCTCCTTCTACCACCACCCCTATCCAGGTCTTAACAACAGTGCCTGGAAGTTCTGTACCTGTGCCCACCACTAGAAATCAAGGTGAGTCAGTTGGCTAGATTTGAtaaatctctgaagaaaatagtttggtTCAGGGGTAGGCATGTCTTGACTTAAGTAACTAGGTCATAAGCAACTCTGTGttaatgggtgagagagaaagatggatttgaacccaaccATATTCAGTAGCCAGCATGCACCTTTTTTGTTCTGAGAAATATGAGTAAATATGGATGGAGGAAGAAGAACCTCAAGGAAATGatggaaatggaagaaattcCATTATGATGGGGATAGCAAGATATGCAGACCAATGTTTCAaggataaataattttaaaactagtATCACTTAGCAAAAAATGATTAATACTTTGGATTGGTAATCACTGAACAGGGTATCTTGGATAGCATTGGACTACTTGGTTCCAAATAAGATCTACAAAGACATCACTGCAGGAGTCAAATTCCTTTGTTTCCCTTCAAAGTATGTGATTATGTTTACTAAGTTGTtaattcaatgaatgaatgaagaagctCCTTTTTCAGCAGGTATCCCCACTGTCTTTAAAGTAACTGGCCCCCCGGCCACAATAGGAAACCCACTGGTCACTATCTGGTCTGTCAGCCAAGCAGGAAAAGCACCTGTCACTGTCACCTCATTGCCTACTGGTGTACGGATGGCTGTGCCAACATTGAGCTCTCAGGGCACGGTATGTTGGAGTCTGTTTAACTTTGTGTGGGGGAGCTAATATGGTAAAAGATGTTGGCAAACTAGAAAAAGCTCAAGTTAAAAATGTCTTGGGAGATCCCAGTAATTAACTGGTAGACACCATTTATTTCTCAGTACTAATAGAAGTAGATCTAACAGGATGTCCATAGGACAGCTGCAATAGGAATTATGTTTCAAACCTAGCATAGTCTTCTTTTCTCATGTTCTCTAGATGATACGTAGCAATCCTCAGATGAGTGGAATGGCGGCTCTGGCAGCTGCAACAGCTGTCACCCAGAAGATCCCCCCATCTGTTCCTATAGTGCTCAGTGTTACTGCAGGCACAACTGTTGTTAAAAGTATAGCAGTATCACCTGGAACTACCACTTTACCAGCTACAGTGAAGGTGGCTTCCTCACCAGTCATGGTCAGCATATGTAGAGGGGTGTGTTGGGGAAGGGTGGAGAGGATTGGTTGTGGTGATTCTAAATATAGATGAATTTGAAGTAGTAGATAGCGCACTGAATCATTTACTTGAACTTAATCTTTTCTAAAATTTGGGtccattttgttctttttggAAGTTACTGGACTCAAATGGTAGCTAGAaatttgagaaattaagaaagGACTATgtaaattttcaaggaattatagTAAAAGGTATAAATAAAGTATCaataattatttcctttgttaTTTGAAATACATCCCAAGTAGATTTTCTTCCAACAATAGTATTTATATGTAGACTTTTAaggttttcattcttttcatttaaggAGTCAAGTAGGATTTGTTTACCAAGCTGAACAAATTCCTACAGACATTTGTAGTAAAGGATAATCCCAAAGAAGATAAAGTAGCCAATTTGTTTGGTGCTTTAAGATATATGAAACACATTTCTCACAATAAGTCTGTGAATTCGGTATTGCAAAAAtaatatcattttacaaatgacaaacctaaaacttagagagaaatgtggttttttttgtgttccagtttgtttttgttacattttaagttttgaattgtCTCCCTCCATCTGTTACCATCCCTCGCTAAAGAAGGTCACCATTTAACACAGGAAGAGAGTGTGGATGTctctaaataataaataaaaccatattATGCgtacttctttctctagatgtggatagcattttctttcataagtCTTTTGTAATTGATTTAAGTGTTTATCATATTCAGAATAACTTTGTTGTCCAGTTAAACAGGATTGCTGCTCTTGTTAACAAACatgctcttggttctgcttattttactcttcattatatatcatataagtctttgcatatttttctacagtcatcctgcttgtcatttcttagagcatagtaatatttcatcacaatcatatgacacaacttgttcagccatttcttaaCTGACAGGCATccctttggttttccttttttgcctccACAAATCATTGCTTAATAGTTTAAAAcataaattccttttcttttttctctgattgttttttttagtcatattactaggtcaaagggcatatacatagttttataattCTCTGGATAtcattccagattgctttccagtttcaGGGAGTTTTGAGGAAACATCTGAATCCAGTTTTCCTGACACTTTTTGAAATGGGACTCTTAGACTTCTATAATTTGGTTTTTTAGAATTGAGGTTTTTATTTTGAACCAGATCCTTGTCCCAGTCTTGCATTGTCttcactgtttctctttttttctttttttattccagGTGAGCAACCCAGCTACTCGAATGCTTAAGACAGCAGCTGCCCAAGTGGGGACATCTATCTCATCGGCTAGTAGTACTCCCACTTGTCCCATCATCACTGTTCACAAATCTGGCACAGTAACTGTGGCTCAGCAAGCCCAGGTAGTGACCGCTGTTGTGGGAGGAGTCACCAAAACCATCACATTAGTGAAGACTCCAATTTCTGTTCCAAGAGGCAGTACTCTGGTGAGTGTGAGAAGTTTTTGGCAAATGAAAACTACTTTAAAGTGTTCTGTCTACCATTTGTTGTTGATATTAGGTCATAATGGTTGCAGATTAAATCTGTagcaataaggaaactgaggccaaaaaaataataagtattaGAGGCAAGAATTTAAATCATGTCTcaactctaaatccagtactcttttctatatacataattatatcaaTTACATGACAAATTGAAGAAAGTGCTAATTTTGTAATCAGGACCAAGAATCAGACTGCAACTACAACTTTTTTAACATTGAGCAAATCACATTACTTCTTTGAGaatgagcctcactttccttatcctTAAACTGAGGATTATTGTATTTGTAATACGTAAGTTACAACTGCTATGAGAAGTTAGACCAGATAACCTCACAGTTTTCTAAAACtatgattctttgattttgttctatCTCAGAAGTAGGGAGCTTGTGCCTCAAGGCCTTCTAGGGACTCAGgtatgaccttttgactgagaccaagttttacaaaacaaatctttttattacaggaatttgttctatgaagtttggatgcaGGTTACCCCTGATATGCCTTgtaattaagttttttttttccgcttttctctttattttttcctttgctttttcagATTTCTAATCTTGGCAAAGTCATGTCAGTAGTTCAAACCAAACCTGTGCAGACCTCAGCAGTAACAGGCCAGGCTTCCACTAACCCAATGACACAGATCATCCAGGTAAACCACTAGAATCTAAGAGAGAGTTAGCACTTTCTCCCTTTTACCGCTGTAGTTTTGTAGGCTTTGCATCTTTCGTAAAAGGAGTTCTGATCTTTTAAGAACATATTCTAGCTTTCCATATTCAGGAAGCAACTTTCTAATTTTCATATTAAGTCTATAAAGCGAAACAGCTAGTGTTGCGTACCAGATCTCCTTTCCTACCTTTAGAGTATAAATGGTACTGGTTAagaatttcctttcattcttccttttttaattcatttttaagttctaaattctattttcCACACCAACTGAATGTGCAAGAAAAAAACATTAGGAGTAtttataatcatgcaaaacaaattcccacagtatcaatatcagaaaaaaaggaagaagaaaatgtgcttcattctgcagtctGTAAATCCATCAGTTCTCTTTGTGAAAGTTGATAGCATACGTtatcatgattcctttggaattgttgtgggTCAGTATGTTcatcaaagttattttttttaactgattatCTTGattataatgttttcctggttttgcttactttatgttgcattattatttcttttctttcccgtTATATTGTAAGTTCTGCAGGGCAGTCTTTTGTatccttttgtatccctagcacttaaaatgcatattaattgattgattgtttcACAATTTCTTCATTCCATCCTGTTCATCCATTACTTGTGCATACTTTTCAGTTCTTTAataccacagaaagaactgctttaattatttttgtatatgtacatcCTTTTCTTAACTGTTTGACCCTACAGGTATATAtagcctttggggcatagttctaaatgactttccagaatggttaaaccTACTCAGGGGTTTACAGTAATGTTGTATAAAttactctctttttcttctgacttcactttgcagCATTTCAAGAACAACTTAGTTCAAAAGAGCCACggtcttttttttcaaatgtccATTCTCTTCTTGTAGTATTTTGTGCCAACAGGAAGATACAGGACTATTATAAAACAGTATGTGCATTTAAGAAAACATAGAGAAGTAGGTAGTCAATAAGAATTACTTTTTGTGTCCTAGATTTCCCTCTACCTATAGAAAGTAGGTCACACAATTACttttattaaacaaaaaaaagtatatgTTCTACACATGCATAAAAGatcatatatttcctttttttctccatggTGCTTCCACAGCCTTTCACAGAGACCAAAGCATATTGAAGGGTGGAGgcaaattcagtgttttttttatCCTGGTACAACCCCCTAGCTCTGTTTTTTGTCTGCTTTCTTTTTTAGACCAAGGGACCTTTTCCTACAGAGACCATTCTGAAGCTGGTGACTTCATCAAATGGCAAACCTACCACCGTCATCACAAGCACCCAAGGCAGTGGGACAGGAACCAAGCCAACCATCTTGGGTATTAGCAGTGTCTCTTGTAGTACCACAAAACCTGGCACCACTACCATTATCAAAACTATTCCCATGTCAGGCATCATCACCCAGTCTGGAGCAACAGGTAGGACATATCAGTCAAGGAAATAACTCTTGATGTTGCAAGTCAGTGTATGTTTCGGTCCTCAGTAGGTTGAATTCCAAATTGGGTTATAAAGTCCATGCagttttaaaagaggaaattgaagcagagctGATTTATTCCTACCATTCCCCCGTTCTTTTAACCAACAGGGACAAGTGGCAGCCCTATAATTtgtttatggatttattttattttttattattacattgtaactttcttttttttgttggtttttttttttaattttgttttgttttctgtactTCTAGATTTTAATTGGATAGGAAAGACTCTTGAATCTACTGTCATCAGTGTCTTCAAAAAAAGAATGCCTTTCAGATTCAAAGAATgttagagaaaataatgaattacagaaagatcaaataaaaaaataacaaaagtgaTGACAAAGTGAGGAatcaaaataaaagtaaaaaaataaatggagcataaattatttagaaatgcaaaaataactggtaccatttcatatttttctgtaaTTGTTTTtagcacattatatatatatataaagacatTAACTGTCTTTAATTTATCTATCACTTGTCTGTCTTCCATCTAtttctagtttcctttttttgtttatttatttttagttttcaacattcatttccacaaaattttgagttcatattttctccccatctctcccctcctattttcttctttttcttttttttgaacctccttttccatttagctaattcagctttttaaagcatttgtctcctcattgactttttgaacctcttctgtCAGCTGAgtaagcctatttttaaaggtgttattttcttcaccatttttttgggtctcttttaacaagctgttgactcgcttttcatgatttactagcatctctctctcatttctcttcccaatgtttcctccacctctcttatttgactttcaaaatctttcttgagttcttccatgacctgagaccactacatatttattttggaggcctctgatggtaagcagtgttcttcctcatctgaaaggatggaagaaaatacctgttcaccaaggaagtaaccttctacagtcttattttttttcccctttcttggacatttttccagccagttacttgactttgagtCTTTTGTCAGCAAGGGGTATATTCTgggtacctgtaagttctcagttcctccaaggtggctcaatcaagggaaaggagtttactcctctcctgatctgTGCTGTGGTCAGGGAGCTACCCAAGCTTTTATgcagaatctgcaagtagaattccctttccacagccTCCTACAGCTCCACCACGCCAGCCAGGACTGTTCCTCTCTTCCTCACCttggctgccactcagggctgagacccagatcagggCCTCacttcccccaagggctttagggtgaggactccaaaaatggacactactgctgctgccactgcctgaggTCAGGGCaaagggaggaccctgctcctttctcactcaggagaaaaagctttttcactggcCTTTGAAGtgactttggcatttgtgggtctgagaacctctgctgctgctgggaattccatcccagaggcctgttctggtcctgttcctgcccATTCCATGTGACATTGCTGGGCTGTGGTCAGTGGGCTGTGCTGTGCTCAGTTccccatgcaatagaccttttttgtcagccttccaggctaccttgggctggaaatctctttttgtggcttctgcttctctagaatttgcttagagttattttttacaggtattttatggaccaggtgggaagagctagagtatgtgcatctttctactctgccatcttggctctgccccacaaAGTAAGTTTCTTTAGAGACCTTTTTTGTGTTACCCTTCTTTATTCTCCCAAGAAATGATTTAAGTCATAGTTAAGAAAGAATCTGTTGCTTCTGAGGATATAATAGTAGTATTAAGAGCTTAAATCATTGAGCCCTGTATAAAAGGACAACTGTAAGGTTTTACACCCTGCTCCACATATAGAAAATTTTCTGAAATAGTggtcttttcttgtttttcaccCTCCCAGGGGTAACCAGCAGCCCTGGAATAAAGTctcctatcaccatcatcaccacaaAAGTCATGACCTCTGGCACAGGCACACCTTCCAAAATCATCACTACTGTCCCTAAAATTACTGCTGGTCAAGGTCAGCAAGGAGTGACCCAGGTGAGACAAATCCAGTGTCCTGCCCTTATCTTCACTATCAATGGATTGTTCAAGAGCTTTTATTCTTTGCAGCATGTAATCTGAATAATTCTGAGACTTACCGATTATATGATCATCTTACTTTGGATTTTGCTTCTGTAATTTTAGTACATTCTTTTTAGGTATAACTGATTTTATTcacattttgcatttatttacaaCATAAACTCagcttctttgtttttatttggacATAGTAGTCAGTACTATGTTTGTTATCAGGATAGAGTTATTGTGTTTTAACAGGGCTATAGAAATAAATGCTTGCCTTTTTTTGTTAGcgtttttttgttttggtattaTAGGTTGTACTGAAGGGTGCCCCAGGACATCAAGGCACTATACTCCGAACAGTGCCCATGAGTGGAGTACGACTTGTTACCCCTGTCACAGTGTCAGCAGTTAAGCCAACAGTCACCACGTTGGTAGTGAAGGGCAGCACTGGTATGTGTCCAGAAGATAAAGAAAGTTGGatcctagaaaagaaaattatataatgaAATTCCTGTGCTCTCAGTCATAAATTGAAATCTAAGTATCCAAACTCTGAGTTCAGCCAACTGATGATAATATCTTGAATTGACCATTTTAAGAAACTGTTTTaagttcattattttttcctttgcttctagTTTCTTTACCATTGAAAAAACTTGTTGGTTGGTTTATTCTATATTACTGATAATACAATAAGCTTCTAAACCCCCATcatagcttttttaaaattttgctccATAGATTTAGTCTAAATCCAGTTCATGCCAGCTCTTCAAAAGCAGTGGTTATAAGAATAGTTGCACAAAGGTTAAGTTCTGTGGAATTGGTGATATTGTGAACCTTCATCAAAGAgccctttttatttctcttttctctaggtgtTACAACTTTAGGGACTGTAACAGGCACTGTGTCCACCAGCCTGGCTGGAGCCACAGGGCATAATGTCAGTTCTTCCCAGGCTACTCCTGTTGCCACATTGGGCACCATTGCTACTCCTTCAAGCCAAGTGATCAGTCCTATAGCCATTAATGTTTCATCAGCCCAGACTACAATGACAGCAGCTGGAGGTCTTACCACTCCCACCATTACTATGCAGGTAGGTTCTATAGTTTTATTGTTGTCACCTTGTTATCAtgtttaatttcctcattttaaaattgaggggGTAATAATAATACCCATACCCCAGTGGTGGTGTTTTTTGCAAGGCACTTGCACAGTTAATATCTacgcaggatttgaactcagatcttcatgactccatccactgtaccatttagcacacctttgtttatttgtttttcaggctttttttgaggcagttggagttaaatTAACTTGTTTTGACTTTTCAAACAAGACTATATAAAAATGATTTGAAAAGCATCTTACATTTAAATTTAGTTTATTATTACTAATTAAGAAGGAAATACTGTgccatatctataaaatgtatGAATTTGACTGTAATCAAAAAAAGTTTGCTCTCCTGTGACACTTTTCCCATTTATCCCAAAGAAGTCtagaattatttaaaatactGAAGTTTATTATGTGAAGGAGAATATGTATTAGCAGCATATGTAGAAAACTGAGCTGTTGTGTTAATGCGTCActtcatatatattatgtgttaatattaaaactttatttgaaggaaaggaaattgaaggaggaaggattaaaaatattttaagttgttaaaaaattattgatgatTTTGGACTAGCTTTTAAGTGCATTCAGTAATGTGTGATACaaaatttaatctttttatcttagattcttttatttccatttttttctaaccAATTTATAACAGTTACAGCTGTCAAATCAGAAAGATTGATGAGATAAGGTAGAAATAGTTATGAAATTTTTGATGCTGTACTCTTTATTGAATTGGGTGCCATACAGAAAGAAATTCATTGACCTTACACTATTTGTTAATTACAAGTTGGAATTTTTATTGTAACTTttattcaaacaaaacaaattctttttaaaattttaataaataagagTTTTAACCACAATTattataaaattgaaatagaCTTTTCTTTACTCTTCACGTCctcaaaaaaaattcttacaaGTAAAGGGGAAGTAGTTGTGAATCATGTTAAAGGACAAGCTCTATCATCAATCACTCATCAGTTCATcagtaaacaagtatttattaatgtcTGCCAGGTAGGTGTCAGggatagaaaacaaaaatgaatgtgcCCTCCTTTTCTCAAATAATACTGAATTATTTGATTAATTTGCCTTCTCTTGCTTGATGTTTTAAGTATGATATTTGTGAGAAATCAAAAATCCCTTCATCTAACCCAAGTAAAAGTAAATGttaaagtaaaaggaaaatatttgttgtagaGATATTTCTATTAATGTTTgcttccatatttattttttttctggtagcctGTCTCTCAGCCCACTCAGGTGACACTAATTACAACACCAAGTGGTGTGGAGACCCAGCCAGTGCATGATCTCCCTGTGTCCATCCTGGCCTCACCTACTACAGAGCAACCCACTGCCACAGTTACAATTGCTGACTCAGGCCAAGATGACATGCATCCTGGTAGTGTGACTTTGATGTGTTCTAACCCACCATGTGAAACCCATGAGACGGGTACCACCAACACAGCAACCACAAGTGTTGTAGCCAATTTTGGGGACTTTTCACAGTCCACACAAGTTCAATTCATCTGTGACAGCCAGGACATTTCAACAGTTGCAGAACAGAATGTTGATATGATACAGGCTTGCTCCAACCAATCTTGTGAAACCTCTGAGGCAAGCACTGCCAGCACTTCAACAGTGATAAATACTAATTTGTCAAGCCCTCTCACTATGAGCATGGGACAGAGTCTGTGCTTAAATCCTCTGTGTGAGACCCATGAAACAAACAACATCAATATACCCACCATAGCCACATCTAGCATTAGTTCCAGTTCCCCATCTGAAACCCATGAGATAGCAACCACAAGTACAGCAACTACCACCACATCTACCATCAGGCAACCAGCACCTAGCAACCTTCTGCATAAAAAACATGTCCAGACAGGGGATACCCTGGCTTTAGCTCAGCCTGGTGTGAGTGGGGAACTCAGAGGATCTTGGTTTCCCACCAGTCCTTCCTGCCAAAGTCATCAAAGTAGGTCAGCCAATATGAAATCCACAGACGTAACCTCAGTAACCACCAATCAGGTTTGCCAAAAGTCCTTATCCAAAGATGTCACCACTAGTATTAGTACCAAGGGGCTTTATACTCAGAGTATTAAAACTGAACAAACAAACCCATCTTCTGTGGGCAATATCGTGTCAGGTGTGAAGCCACTAACGTCAACAAGTTGGCATTCTGAGACTGATCACCTTCACAATATGAGTACTACAGTGGGACAACTGAATACAGATGCCAGGGAAACCACTGAGATACAGACATCCACTAAGTATTTGTGCCCAGTACATCAAAACAATTTTACCTTaactgcagaagccacagaaacaCAATCTCCCCTCAAATGTTCTGATCCTCTTTGTGAGACGTATAGGACTGGTATGACCTCCACTATGGACAATGTCCAACAAATGTATTACAACCCACCATGTGAAATCCATAAAACAGATACCATAAGTGCATTCACTGCTACAACCTCCCATGTAGTCATTAGTCATAATAATAGTAAGCAGCAAACAACTCTCAGCATCACAGAGGCAATTTTTACTAAGAACCAAAAAACCTTGGAAACAGTTTCAGATTTGATAGTGTTAACACCAACTGCCACACCTCATGGGACCAGACACCCCTCAGGAGTTACTTCTGGACAAAAGCTGTGTTCTAATCCCCCATGTGAAATCCATGAGACAGGCACTACACACACGGCCACTACTATCTCCTCAAATATTACCTTCAGCAAAGGTGAG
This portion of the Notamacropus eugenii isolate mMacEug1 chromosome Y unlocalized genomic scaffold, mMacEug1.pri_v2 SUPER_Y_unloc_1, whole genome shotgun sequence genome encodes:
- the LOC140516963 gene encoding host cell factor 1-like isoform X5; protein product: MASVQPRWKRVVGWSGPVPRPRHGHRAVSIKELIVVFGGGNEGIVDELHVYNSATNQWFIPAVRGDIPPGCAAYGFVCDGTRLLVFGGMVEYGKYSNDLYELQASRWEWKKLKAKTPKNGPPPCPRLGHSFCLVGNKCYLFGGLANDSEDPKNNIPRYLNDLYILELRPGSGVVGWDIPITYGVLPPPRESHTAIVYTEHDKKKSKLVIFGGMSGCRLGDLWTLDIETLMWNKPNLSGVAPLPRSLHSATAIRNKMYVFGGWVPLVMDDVKVATHEKEWKCTSTLACLNLDTMTWETILMDMLEDNIPRARAGHCAVAINTRLYIWSGRDGYRKAWNNQVCCKDLWYLETERPSAPSRVYLVRANTNSLEVSWGSVPTADSYLLQLQKYDIPPAAAATSPMTSPVPSVPANPPKSPALATTAPTVQPLTQVGITLLPQSSVSPSTTTPIQVLTTVPGSSVPVPTTRNQAGIPTVFKVTGPPATIGNPLVTIWSVSQAGKAPVTVTSLPTGVRMAVPTLSSQGTMIRSNPQMSGMAALAAATAVTQKIPPSVPIVLSVTAGTTVVKSIAVSPGTTTLPATVKVASSPVMVSNPATRMLKTAAAQVGTSISSASSTPTCPIITVHKSGTVTVAQQAQVVTAVVGGVTKTITLVKTPISVPRGSTLISNLGKVMSVVQTKPVQTSAVTGQASTNPMTQIIQTKGPFPTETILKLVTSSNGKPTTVITSTQGSGTGTKPTILGISSVSCSTTKPGTTTIIKTIPMSGIITQSGATGVTSSPGIKSPITIITTKVMTSGTGTPSKIITTVPKITAGQGQQGVTQVVLKGAPGHQGTILRTVPMSGVRLVTPVTVSAVKPTVTTLVVKGSTGVTTLGTVTGTVSTSLAGATGHNVSSSQATPVATLGTIATPSSQVISPIAINVSSAQTTMTAAGGLTTPTITMQPVSQPTQVTLITTPSGVETQPVHDLPVSILASPTTEQPTATVTIADSGQDDMHPGSVTLMCSNPPCETHETGTTNTATTSVVANFGDFSQSTQVQFICDSQDISTVAEQNVDMIQACSNQSCETSEASTASTSTVINTNLSSPLTMSMGQSLCLNPLCETHETNNINIPTIATSSISSSSPSETHEIATTSTATTTTSTIRQPAPSNLLHKKHVQTGDTLALAQPGVSGELRGSWFPTSPSCQSHQSRSANMKSTDVTSVTTNQVCQKSLSKDVTTSISTKGLYTQSIKTEQTNPSSVGNIVSGVKPLTSTSWHSETDHLHNMSTTVGQLNTDARETTEIQTSTKYLCPVHQNNFTLTAEATETQSPLKCSDPLCETYRTGMTSTMDNVQQMYYNPPCEIHKTDTISAFTATTSHVVISHNNSKQQTTLSITEAIFTKNQKTLETVSDLIVLTPTATPHGTRHPSGVTSGQKLCSNPPCEIHETGTTHTATTISSNITFSKASPPTTNGQEDIGNTQGTSVITTTSSSVRIAISTQSQAVTIISSPSVPSISKVEMSPEKTDEFPDTDAISRTVPSTEAPLSAIYMLDSDEIKAKQEATEKLTLLSPFQSTQYPEPLMEQSQAPENQVAVDTSTAKESPPGQDSSGPEQDEVHQLSLPHEFMAEGQMTTTTLMVSGLSPEELAVTATANEEAQALTIQAAKGTSGEPMDTSDTTETQTDLGHLPSEAQESQSTAIPIVLTQQELAVVVQQQHQLQDIQAQPHQQHQHHATTEALASADSLNDPDSESIDLMSSTPVGSLATSNAFVTPPSIVVANPGKLQAATALTEVTNGIESVLKPELPPPSIKVPVKKENQWFDVGVIRGTNMMVTHYFLPPADVSVMDYDSSIIPDHSKLKKQKLQPGTAYKFRVAGVNSCGQGSFSEISAFKTCLPGFPGAPCAIKITKNSDGAHLTWEPPSVTSGKIIEYSVYLAIQSSQLSKQKSSVSAQLAFMRVYCGPNPSCLVQSSSLSNAHIDYTTKAAIIFRIAARNEKGYGPATQVRWLQGEK